The following DNA comes from Natronospira bacteriovora.
CGGCTCCCACCAAAACACCTGAATCATGCCCGGTTGGAGCCACAGCCATCTGGTCCTGCTTCATCTCCTGATGATCAAACGGCAGAACACCGCAATCCCCAACCGCGACCGCGCCTTGATGATGATCATCAGGGGTAAAATGTTTACAGTCCCTGCAACGGCCTGTCATCTGATAACCCCCAGCCGCCTACAGGTTTTATCCAGCAGCAGATCCACTTTTAGGTCAGCGGCGAGAGTCCGCACAAAATGGCGCATCGCCTTATGCAGACGCCGTCTGGCATGGAGAAAGCTGTCGCGGTACCAGCCTCTATCGCTCATGCGCATAAAAACCTCCAGCGAGTTGCAGGTTTGCCTGACAGTGTAGCTCAGCCAGGCTGGTACTGGCACACCCCGTCGGGTGTGCTTTCAAGCCACTGACCTATATCCCAGTCGGCTTCGTGGCTCTGGCCGCACCCTGGGCAGTGGAAAAGCTCACCGTGTCCGGGTGGCGGATCAAGATCAAAATCGATCAGCGAAACAGGGCAGTCGTATTCGAACCAGCGATCTCGGTTATCCATAGCTAGCTGCTCACCGCTCTGCATCGTCCAACAATTCGGCAGCATTGTCATGGAGGTACCGAGACACGCGCTTGAAACCCTCTTCCTCAGAGTCCCGCGGAAAACCCCTGAAGCGTACGCGAGCCGGATAAACCTCCGAAATCTCACCACCCTCCTCCAATATCAAAACGATTGACCAACCGAAACAATGGAGGATTCTGTTCACAAACCAGAGCATTCCGGAGTCCCGGAACTCATGCCATGTCTTTTTGCTAACCATCTGTTCGGCCATTGTTAAGACCTCCAATATCAGTCAGACCGGGCACGGGCGCTACATCGGCACTCGGGATGGCTGTCCTGTCGCGGCGTGGGGCCGGTACCCACCAGGTAGGGACCGCCCTCGCCCAGACGAATGCAGATGGGGCAGGCGCCGCCCGCGTAGATCCAGTCGTATTCCTCCACCCCGTTCTCGGCGTACTGGGCGAGCTTGCCCGTGAACTGGGCGTCGCCGATCTTGGTCCGCGCCAGGCGGCGCCAGTTGTAGTCGTGGGCGTCGAAGCGGCGGCGAAGGGCCCGGGCCACATCACGCGGATGGCTGCCGTCGTAGGCGCCCTCCATGAGCTGCTGCAGGACATCATCGCGCAGGTCCCGATCCACGGCCCGCTCGATGGCGTTGAAGCTGTTGACCTCGATGCTGCGCCGGGCACGGGTCCGCACACCCTCGGTGATCGCGTCGGTCAGGCCAGGCTCGTTGGCGGCGTTGGCCGTGCCACGGGCCCAGGCCTCGATGGTGTTGGTCGTGAAGTCAGACTCGGCCGAACCCAGCGTCTGCTTCAGCTCTTCGTTGATGCGGCGCAGGCTGTCCGTGTTGCCCAGGTCGAAGGCAAAGACCAGCTCGTCGTCCTGCTTCTGAGCGCTGCCACCAGCGGCCTTGTAGTCGTCCAGGTCCAGCACGCGCAGGAGCTGATTGTAGGCATCCCACCAGCCACTGAGCAGAAAGCTCTCAGTGTCGGACTCCAACCGTTCCAGCGCAGCGTCATCCTCGGCAAACGCCTCCTTGTGGCCATGGCCCTTGTCGTGATGATGGCCGTTACACCCGCGCGCATGCTTGGCGGGGGCTTGGTAGCCTTCGTCCGTCGGCAGGATGATCTTGCCTGTGCGGTCCACATAAGCGCGCTGACCTTCCCCGCCGCCGTTTCTGTTGCCGCCATCGACCTGCCCGCGCACCATCTCGGCCTGGGCGTCCAGGAAGTTGGCCTGACTCTTCGCCACCTGGTCCGCGATGTTCGGCAGGTCCTGCTCCAGGTCCCAGTCCCCCGGGCTCCAGGTGATGCCGCGGGCACGCAGGGCGGTGGCCACCAACTCCTTGAGCTGAATCTTGCGGGCCGTGAAGCGCGTGCGTGAATCCTGCAGCAGCAGCTCGCTCTGTTTGTTCGCCAGGCGCTCGGCCGTGGACCAGTGGAATGCCAGCAGCCAAGCGGGCAGCCGGGTCTTGGCCACCATCTGCTCCAGCACATGGCGGGCAGGCTCCTGGATCTCGAGGACCTGCCCGTCATGGCCGATCACGCTGATCTCGAGGTCATCATCCTTTCCGATCGCCGTCACGAAATCCTGGACAGTGCCATCGCCTTTCGCGCTCAAAAGCGCCTTGAAGTCGCCGGATAGCTTCTTTCGGCGCCGCTCCAGCTCGTCCCTGTCGAGGCGGGCAGCGGCCTTGTACTTCACATGGTAGTTCGGGTCGCCAAACCGTTCCCAGACCTTCTGCGTGCTGACATCCATCGCAATCAGTATCCGGGCAAGGAAGGGCAGTGAACGCAGCATGCTAGTGCCGTATGGGTTGCCGCCTTCGGAGCGATGGATGTTATGCACCAGGCGCCCGCGATCAAGCTGGGTGAAACCCGCCTGCCCGGGATGCTCAGCCCCTGCGAAGTTGTTGCGCAGTATCCGAGCGGAACGATCGACACCGCCAGTACGGTCGTGCGTTACACCCGGCGGGCGATACCAGACTTCGAGCGTGCGGCCGTTCTCCCGGCGGAAGTGGACGCCCTTGGAGTCCGCCACCACCAGCCGTTCCAGGTCGCTCATGTCCCGGGCCATGACCTGCTCACCAACGGCAAAGCCCTGCTCGTAGAGCTCCTGGCCCATGGCCTCGTAGAAGGCCTGCAGGCCACGCTCCTCGTCGTTGACGATCACGCCTTCCATCCAGTCACGGATCTCGCGCTCGAGGCGGTCGCTCTCAGCCACGGGCTTGATGATGCCGTCGAAGACCACCATCCAGTCGATGGCCGCGTCCACAAACGGGATACCCTCACGGAGAGCCTCCAGCAGGTGGGGGTTATTCTCCCTCGGTACCCACTGCTCCATGATCGCCTGATAGGGGCCGTAGGGGTTGGCGTCTCGCGGCAGGATGTCGCCCTGGGCGGGTTCCTTCATGCCACCACCAAACAAGCTCATCATTCGCTGAAACATCACTCTCTCCTCAGGCGGCGCGGGACTCCGAGCCACTGGCAAACAGATCCGGGGCGCCCTGCTCGTCGTCAAACGAACGGCGCAGCATCATCAGGCGATCGGCGTCGATCACATGGTCGTCTTTCTTCGCGTAGATCGGGAAGCGCGTGCCCTCGCGAGCGGTGTGGTTGCTATAATCGCTCACCGTGTCCCGGTCGTAGGGATAGGCAAAACCCACGCGCTGCATGCGTTGCAGCAGCAGATCGGTGGCCAGGTGCTTGGCGGGCAGGCGCTCGGCCTTTTCCTTGCCGCTGCTCTGGTCGGTCTGGATCAGGGCTTCGCCCTCTTCGTCCACAGCATCCAGCCACCCGCCGAAGTTGAAACCTGTCAGGCGTTCCTCGAAGTGGGCGTCTTCGTAGTCTTCGAGGTTGTAGAGCATGTTCATCACCGCCGCGCCGGCGCTGCCCATGTCGATCCCGCCATGCAGTGCCTGGCCATGGATTCGGTCCAGGCAGTAGATCAGCTCACACTGCACGTCGTAGCTGACATGCTTGGCGTGGATCCGCCCCACACAACGCAGCTCGTCGCCGCGCTCCTGCCAGACACGAATCTCGGTCGGGTCATTGCGCAGGCCAAGGTCAGCACCCAGCCAATAGCGGGCCGGACCCAGGGGCTCGAAGAACTCACGCAGCAGCTTGTTCACCACCTCGCGGATGACGGTGCGGTCCTTGGCCCGCCAACCCGAGAGGCTGTCGTAGCGATCAGCCAGCACTTGCCGGTGCGGGTGCTTCTTGCCCTGGTCGCGCTTTAGCTCAATCTCGTAAGCCTGGACATGCACCGAGCCTTCGCTGGTGTTCTCCGTCAGCCGCAGGCAACGGTACTCCGGCACATGGCGGAGGTTCGGCTCGAACACCGGCCAGGGGAAGACCGGGTTCTCCTGCTGGCCATGCAGGCCGAGGACGTTGCGCTGGTAGCCGGGCTCGCCTTCTCCGCCGAAGTTTTGAATGGCCTCTTCTTTTCGCTCTTGATTCCAAAACGATTCAGGCTGGATGGTTTTCGGCCAATGGAAAAGCCGCATGCCTTTCTCGCCAGGCCGTAGATTAAGCCGGGCCTCTTGACACATGCGGTAATAATCCGTCTGGCGATCACCGTCCGGAACCGAATAACACCTGAACTTACAGCCGGGCATCATTGCTCGAAAGAACTCGGACCAGATGACTTTGTGCTTGGCCTTTGCCGACTCATCGAACAGCGCCATGGCGTTCACGTGGACACCCCGGAAAGCCTCACCATCGTGTCCACTGGGCCGAAAATACACGCGACCCGGGCCTTTGGGGGTGCGAAAACGAGCCATGTAGTGAGGTGTTTTCTTCGGCTTACGCCAGTGGTAGCCGATGATGGGCTTGCCGCCTTGATGGTCTTCCTCGACGCCCAGGTGCTCCTCCATCGCCATGATGATCTCGTCCAGGTGCGTCTGCTGCGGTGCACCAACCAGGATGCTCGGACGGCGGATGCTCATGCCGAAACTCGTGCACATACCCCACAAGATCAGAGCGATGATCTCCCGGGTTTTACCCACTTCAGCGCCATCCTGGTGGACCACATTCTGATCCCAAGCCCTAATGCTGGGGCGCTGGTAGTCCCAAAACTCGTAGGGCTGGCCCGTGTCCGGGTCGGTGAGAAACGCGCGGCACCACAGCACCGGGTCTTCCATCACATACAGCAGCTGCGCCTGCTCCAGCGAGATGCCGTACTCACCGCGATCCAGCGCTCGCCAATGCCAGCCCTTCTGGTCCAACCACCACCCGAAGTCTTTGCGGTCCACGACGCAACGCTCGGCAATCTGCCGAATCTGCTGCTGCTCGGTCTTGTCCTCAGTCCGAGTCCGGGCCATCACGCAGCTCCTCGAAATCGCCGTCCACGGTATTGCGGCTCACCGGCTTGCCGGCCGCCGCCGCCAGACCCTCGAACATCTTGCGCACTGGATCGTCTTCGTCGTCCGGGTCCATGAACTTCTCGCGGCTCTTCGGCGTCGCCATCATCTCCGGCATGGTGATGCCGAGCTCGCGCACCAGCTTGATGAAATGCGGGAGCGCGGGATGGGCCACACGCTTTGTGCCTACAGGGCCTTCCTTGCCGTAGATCGTCTGCTTGATCGTGGCACCGTCGCGGTTAATCTCATCCCGCAGCTGCTGCAGGATCTCGATCGAGCCGGCCAACTGGGCAGCCGCCATGGCATTCACGCCCTCGTATTCGCCCCGCTGGATGCCCGTGATGATCGAATCGAAAGCCTCGACATAGACCGTCTTGTCCAGGCAATCACCGCCGGCCGATGTCAGCCCCTCTAGCACCAGGCGGCAGGGGTGTTCCGGGTCCTGGTCCGGGTGGATCGGGCAGGTGCTCTTGCACGGCCGCCCGAAGCTGCCGAGCGACATACCCGTACCCAGAGCCATGTCCTGCGCCGCGCTGCGCTGGCCGTGGACATAGGCATTGCGGGAGCTGCGAGCCTTGCCCTCGGGCGTACGCGGGCCGGTGGAGTGCTCCGCCGCCTGGCGGCGCTGCTCCAGGGCCTTATCGCTCATCGTGTAGCTCCGCTTTTTGCCAGACCTTTTTTCGCTCATCGCCCCAACCTTGGCTCACAGACCCCGGAACTGTCGTCCGAAGTGCTTCACTTTTTTCCCGCCAGGATTTGACGCACCCACCGCGGGCTCAGACCGTAGCGTTCCGCCAGCTCGCCGACATTGGCCCCGTCGAACTCCACCCGGATCCGCTCGTCACGCAGCTCGCGCTCCAATCCCACCCAGAACGCATCGCGGTCCGGCACATGCGGCTTACCCGGCCCGAGGTGCCTCAGCACCGCGTCCAGGGCATCCGGCCCAACCTCCAGGCCCAACGCCACCAACGGGCTGTGGTCCGGGTGGAATCGCTCCAGCAGGGCCATGCGTGGATCGTCACTGCTCCGCATTGCTCTCGCTCTCCAGGTTGCCCATCTTGTGCCTCAGCCAGAGCGGCACATCCCGCTCATCGCCAATGATCGCCCGCAGGCGCCGACCCGGGATCCGGGCCTTCTGCATCCGCTCAGAAACCGCCAGGTAGCGCCGCGTGGTCTCGATGCTCTCGTGCCCCAGTAGCTTGCGGATCTCCTCGATGTCGCTGCCGCTGTCGTAGAGCTCGGTCGCGAAGGTCACGCGCAGCATGCGCAGGCCGAAGGGCGCCACCTTCGCCCGCTTCGCCACGCGGCCCAGGGCCTTGTCCAGACCGCGCTCCGTGATCGGCCGGCCGGCCTGCTTGCCCACGGTCGTCCACAGCCGATCAGGCTCCAGCAGGTCGAGCTGGTCCCGCGCCTGCAGCCACTCCAGCAAGGCCTTGATCGCCGGGCCCTCGAACGAGACCGTCCGTTCCTTCGCGCCCTTGCCCCGGAACCGGACCCGGCCCATACGCTCCCGCAGGTCCAGATCGCCCAGGCACAAGCGCCGGATCTCGATGGGCCGCGCGCCGGTCGAGAGCAAAAACACCAGCAGGCAACGATCACGCAGCGCCGTCAGGCCGGGGCCACTGGTCGCCTGGATCAGCTTTCGGACCTGGCGGTGCGTCAGCTTCCGGGCCTCGGTCTTCGGCTTGCGCGGCCCCCGCACATCCGCCGCGGGGTTCGGTTCGCCGCTCTCCAGCGACCGCCAGGCGAGGAACGACCGCAAGGCCACCAGCAGCACCTGCCGCGTCTGAGCCCCCAGGCGCCGCTCCAGGTACAGCGACTCCATCCAGCCGTCCACCGTGTCGCGGTCCACACCGTCCAGCCCGTTGGCCGGCCCGGGCTCCAGCCACTGCAGGAACTCGCCCACGGCCCGCAGGTAGCGATCGCAGGTACGGACCGACACGCCCCGCGTCACACGCAGGTGGACGCCCCAGCGCAGCCACTCCTCCCGCGCCTCAGGCCACGGCGACAGTCCCAGATGCACCCGGCCCACCGTCCGGGCCAGATCGCCACCCACATCCTGCAGCGTGCGCAGATACTCGCTCATCCCCCCGCGCCCCCCTGGGCGGGCCCCTGAGAGGCCTCCCATTTTTGAGAGCCAGTACCTGGTCGCGGATAGGGGGCTCTGAGTACCAGCTTTCGGTGGGGGGTACCCCCCCTGTTCGGTACCGGTCCGTACCCACACGCCACAGCCCGCGCCACCACTGGCCTACAGCGCCACCCCATTCCGCTAATCCGCTTCGATTGATCGAGGCATGAGACCGACCCCGGCAGGCAGGGCCCAGCGGGTTTCGCCCGCAAAGCCCGCAGTGGCTGGAGGGCTGGAACGCAGTAAGGCGCAGCCCGGAGGGCGGCGGAATACCCCTTCACCGAACACAAAGGCAGCGAGAACGGGAGAGAGATCACCGTCCACCCCCAAGAGACCTGCGCAATTCGGCGACGAATCGGCGCCTTGTCTCATTGCTGATCGGCGGCGCCGGCAGGCTGCGGAAGACTGGAACCGGACGGTGGCGACACAATTCCCGAAACTCAGGCAGGCTCGGCGGCCACTCGTACCCACCGCGATCCACCAGGTCCAAGCCATGCCGAATCTGGTCGTTGCTCATGCCATCCAAACCTCGGCCCCACTCGGCCATGGTGGACGACACGCCCTGATCCGGGATTTCGCCAAACTGCTTGGTCCACTTAAATCCGAACCGCTGAATCATCCGCTGCCAGATAGCCCGGGTCCTGGCCTCATAGTCCGCCGGACCCCTCGAGCCACCGCCGGTTACTTTCTTCGGCCCGTTCTGCAACGCTTTCGCTGCCAGCTCGTGAGCTCCTCGCATCACTGGATCTCCTGTTGTCGTCTCTGAGGATTCGGTCCACATACCGGGGACCAATAGGATTTGGATCGCCCTGGTTCTTCCGCATGCCCAAAGCAACTCGGCATGCTGAATCCACCTGGCTTGCCTGGTAGCCATCAGTGATCCACGCCATCACGATCCGACG
Coding sequences within:
- a CDS encoding tyrosine-type recombinase/integrase, with the translated sequence MSEYLRTLQDVGGDLARTVGRVHLGLSPWPEAREEWLRWGVHLRVTRGVSVRTCDRYLRAVGEFLQWLEPGPANGLDGVDRDTVDGWMESLYLERRLGAQTRQVLLVALRSFLAWRSLESGEPNPAADVRGPRKPKTEARKLTHRQVRKLIQATSGPGLTALRDRCLLVFLLSTGARPIEIRRLCLGDLDLRERMGRVRFRGKGAKERTVSFEGPAIKALLEWLQARDQLDLLEPDRLWTTVGKQAGRPITERGLDKALGRVAKRAKVAPFGLRMLRVTFATELYDSGSDIEEIRKLLGHESIETTRRYLAVSERMQKARIPGRRLRAIIGDERDVPLWLRHKMGNLESESNAEQ
- a CDS encoding Mor transcription activator family protein, whose product is MRSSDDPRMALLERFHPDHSPLVALGLEVGPDALDAVLRHLGPGKPHVPDRDAFWVGLERELRDERIRVEFDGANVGELAERYGLSPRWVRQILAGKK